CCATTACCAGCACGGCCAGCAACGCTTCGACCGGCGCGGCCCCCGCCCCGCCGCCGGTCGCCTCGCGTCCGGCGGATCCAACGGCTCCGGCCGACCTGAGCGGCTTTTGGCGCGACGACGAGGGCGCGCTCTACAAGGTGGTGTCGGACTCGAGCGGCGGTTTCGACATGGCGCGCATCGAGCCGCCGGAGAAAGATCCCACTTACCGCAAGATCGACCTTCACGGACGCGACGTGGAAATCGCAATCGGCGTGCTGCCCTCGGGAACCCAGCAGGAACGGGCCGACATGGAACTCTCGATCGATGGCCGCTTCATGACCGGTCTGCGCAAGAGCACGCAGATCGAGGATACGGCCACTAACTGGGTGCTGCGGCGCGCTGACCCGCCGCAGGCAGGGAGCGCCTCATCGGCTGCCGACACCGGCGGGCGGAGCGCGCCGCAAGCCGGCTATCAGACCTTCTCCGACCCAAAATACACCTTCTCCTATCCGGCTAACGAATTCACATTCAAGAAAATCTCCGACCCTAGTGGTCACGATGGATTTGAGGCACGCTCTGTTCACGGCAATGCGTTCATACAGATATTGAAGAGCGATTCAATAACTGCCGAGTCAACACAAAGTCTATACGACGCCTGGATAGTTTCGTGCGCCAAATCACCGCCCCCTTATCACGTGGTGAAACCGGGACGGATTATCGTTTCATGTCTTCAGAGTTTGGGGAATGGAGACGTAGTCTATCGTTATAAATTGCTTGGATCAGACGTCGGAGTAACACTCTTGATGCGCTATCCCGAATCGGAAAAACAGCAATGGGACAGCGTAGTCGCAAACATCCAAAGGTCTCTAAAACTCACTGACTAGCGAATCAAGTACTGCGTAGTCGATCACGTGGCATACCGAATGCGTTTCGTTGAACCGGTTGTGAATCACGTGAGGTTCCTTCTGTCGACGCGACTGTGTGCTACCCAGATCGCCGAATTGTCGCTGAAGCGCAGCGTGCTCCTCGCGCACAGCCAGCAGTCCCTTAGGCTCGTCGGCGGAGAGAGTGACGTTGATCGGCATGTCGCTTAGACCGGCACGCCAGGGCACGTCGGACACCATTGAGTAGACGTCGATGATAGCGCGCCCGCGAGAAGCTGCACTGCCTATCGAGTCAACATTCATAGGTAACCTAATCGCTGTACATAATAACAAAAAAGGTTCATGGCTCCAAGACACCGTCGTGTCCGACTCCCGCGACGGCCCGAAGCAACGGCGGGTGACGGGCCACGGTCAAGCCCGTGTAGACATCGAGGTATCGCAGCGCCATCGTCCTGGATGTGAAGCGAATTTCGAACTGATCCCGCACTCTGCTACGCGAAAGACCATCGAGTTGCGCCACTGCGCGCACTGCTTCGGCTACATCGCCCACAATGTATCCGGTCACGCCGTGCTCAACCACTTCCGCTGTCGAACCGCGATTGAACGCGATAACGGGCGTGCCACACGCCATCGCCTCGATCATCGCCAGACCGAAGGGTTCGGGCCAGTCAATGGGAAACAACAGCGCACGGGCGCCCGACAGGAACGCGGGTTTCTCGGCCTCATTTATCTCGCCGAGGAAGTCGACGTGAGGCTGCGCCAGCAGCGGCTCGATCACGCTGCGGAAATAGGCTTCGTCAGCCTTGTCCACTTTCGCGGCAATCTTGAGAAGCATACCGGCCCGGGCAGCAATTTCGATAGCCAGATCAGCGCGCT
This region of Paraburkholderia terrae genomic DNA includes:
- a CDS encoding toll/interleukin-1 receptor domain-containing protein yields the protein MPAIFISYRRIDSKAYAGRLFDRLSQHFGTGHVFMDIEGGIQRGEDFADALQRAVESVDAMIILIGRQWLTCTGHNGRRRLDQPDDWVRQETAIALRRGILVLPVLVDGANMPDEADLPEDIRALARRQASEISDTRWSYDVSQIAAILARKLRRSLWRRVPGRLVGTALAALAIAAAGIGFFLWRPLSTPPLSTTAITSTASNASTGAAPAPPPVASRPADPTAPADLSGFWRDDEGALYKVVSDSSGGFDMARIEPPEKDPTYRKIDLHGRDVEIAIGVLPSGTQQERADMELSIDGRFMTGLRKSTQIEDTATNWVLRRADPPQAGSASSAADTGGRSAPQAGYQTFSDPKYTFSYPANEFTFKKISDPSGHDGFEARSVHGNAFIQILKSDSITAESTQSLYDAWIVSCAKSPPPYHVVKPGRIIVSCLQSLGNGDVVYRYKLLGSDVGVTLLMRYPESEKQQWDSVVANIQRSLKLTD